In Panthera tigris isolate Pti1 chromosome C1, P.tigris_Pti1_mat1.1, whole genome shotgun sequence, the following proteins share a genomic window:
- the CCDC17 gene encoding coiled-coil domain-containing protein 17 isoform X2: MQPWITEVPRRSEGLRRRCEALTQGPAPEAAGSPGERLWALQKTHAKRMVETKAQSLALERRNEELSQRLQGLAQTRGGISRLIGLERELRELRAEGRRTRGALEVLGAHVQQLQPESGTGLNPLRQAELCCPVLQANPGTLAAEIGALREAYVRGGGRDPGVLGQICQLQVEASTLELQRLRTRRGRKAEATLGELLVVEAENRRLEAEILALQMQRGAGPASWLQRVPVPGPRKLRPAANPSPSLRRREDPPRLPPRVAPPLPLIPHPTGVLLSGTEEAPQPPGTMTRNLGLDAHFLLPTSDVLGPAPYDPGAGLVIFYDFLRGLEASWIWVQLLTGLTRDGQDTGGVTALPPALCLPPPPAPGPMGNCAILASRQPVPRLPPSPSVSLVCELQAWQGLAWATAPQPKAWASLMLFDQDQRVLSGHWRIPLRALPLDPSLSLGQLNGIPQVGQAELFLRLVNARDAGVQTLAEINPASAQEYQYPPLMSSSPSLEASSLAPKAGFVDPPPPTEEPLSSQGLGTCNTKASSGRSAAMSYHNQPRKTPISLVFRGQNNKVKNCL, translated from the exons ATGCAACCCTGGATAACAGAGGTCCCCCGAAGATCAGAAGGGCTCCGAAGACGTTGTGAGGCGCTGACTCAGGGCCCCGCCCCAGAAGCTGCTGGAAGCCCGGGAGAAAGGCTTTGGGCATTGCAAAAGACTCACGCAAAGCGGATGGTGGAGACGAAGGCACAGAGCCTTGCCCTGGAGCGACGCAACGAgg AACTGAGCCAACGCCTCCAAGGTTTGGCCCAGACCCGGGGCGGAATATCACGCCTTATCGGCCTGGAGCGGGAGCTTCGAGAACTCAGGGCAGAAGGCCGGCGAACGCGGGGAGCTCTGGAAGTGCTAGGGGCGCACGTTCAGCAGCTACAGCCAGAGTCCGG GACCGGGCTCAACCCCTTGCGACAGGCAGAACTCTGTTGTCCGGTACTACAGGCCAACCCAGGGACTCTGGCTGCCGAGATCGG GGCCCTGCGCGAGGCCTATGTTCGAGGCGGGGGCCGGGACCCCGGCGTTTTGGGCCAGATATGTCAGTTGCAAGTGGAGGCCTCAACACTGGAGCTGCAGCGGTTGCGGACTCGCAGGG gaaggaaggcagaagccACACTGGGGGAGCTTCTAGTAGTGGAAGCTGAAAACCGGCGCCTGGAGGCAGAAATCCTGGCCTTGCAGATGCAGAGAGGCGCAGGCCCTGCGTCCTGGCTTCAGCGAGTACCCGTCCCAG GGCCTAGGAAGCTGCGACCTGCCGCGAATCCCAGCCCAAGTCTGAGAAGGAGGGAAGATCCCCCACGCCTCCCACCCCGGGTGGCTCCCCCACTGCCACTGATTCCACACCCCACAGGTGTCCTATTGAGTGGCACAGAAGAGGCT CCGCAGCCTCCTGGAACCATGACCAGAAACCTAGGCCTGGATGCACACTTCCTCCTGCCCACTTCTGACGTTCTGGGCCCTGCACCCTACGACCCTGG GGCTGGTCTGGTCATTTTCTATGACTTCCTTCGGGGACTTGAGGCTTCTTGGATTTGGGTGCAACTACTGACCGGTTTGACCCGAGATGGACAGGATACAGGAGGGGTCACAGCATTGCCCCCAGCCCTTTGCTtgcccccacctccagctcctggGCCCATGGGCAACTGTGCCATCCTTGCCAGCAGGCAGCCTGTACCCAG ACTGCCACCTTCACCATCAGTATCCTTGGTCTGTGAGCTACAGGCCTGGCAGGGGCTGGCATGGGCTACAGCACCACAGCCAAAGGCTTGGGCCTCACTGATGTTATTTGACCAGGATCAAAGAGTGCTAAGTGGTCACTGGCGTATTCCACTTCGGGCCCTTCCTCTGGACCCCAGCCTTAGCCTTGGGCAGCTGAATGGGATTCCCCAG GTAGGTCAGGCTGAGCTCTTTCTGCGACTGGTTAATGCAAGAGATGCAGGTGTCCAGACACTGGCAGAGATCAATCCAGCAAGTGCCCAGGAATACCAGTACCCACCTCTG ATGTCCAGTTCGCCTTCACTGGAAGCCAGCTCCCTTGCCCCAAAAGCTGGCTTTGTTgatccccctcctcccacagaaGAGCCCCTCAGCAGTCAAG GACTTGGTACCTGCAATACGAAGGCATCTTCAGGAAGATCTGCAGCCATGAGTTACCATAACCAGCCCAGAAAAACTCCAATTTCTCTTGTATTTAGGGgacaaaataataaagtgaaaaactGCCTCTGA
- the CCDC17 gene encoding coiled-coil domain-containing protein 17 isoform X1, with the protein MASYSGEPGLLSCGSCDMVFRSWALLATHTQRFCIGHLTREVVPQGHQGISDQEASKLALKKLTEEVQRLWLYLQEMQPWITEVPRRSEGLRRRCEALTQGPAPEAAGSPGERLWALQKTHAKRMVETKAQSLALERRNEELSQRLQGLAQTRGGISRLIGLERELRELRAEGRRTRGALEVLGAHVQQLQPESGTGLNPLRQAELCCPVLQANPGTLAAEIGALREAYVRGGGRDPGVLGQICQLQVEASTLELQRLRTRRGRKAEATLGELLVVEAENRRLEAEILALQMQRGAGPASWLQRVPVPGPRKLRPAANPSPSLRRREDPPRLPPRVAPPLPLIPHPTGVLLSGTEEAPQPPGTMTRNLGLDAHFLLPTSDVLGPAPYDPGAGLVIFYDFLRGLEASWIWVQLLTGLTRDGQDTGGVTALPPALCLPPPPAPGPMGNCAILASRQPVPRLPPSPSVSLVCELQAWQGLAWATAPQPKAWASLMLFDQDQRVLSGHWRIPLRALPLDPSLSLGQLNGIPQVGQAELFLRLVNARDAGVQTLAEINPASAQEYQYPPLMSSSPSLEASSLAPKAGFVDPPPPTEEPLSSQGLGTCNTKASSGRSAAMSYHNQPRKTPISLVFRGQNNKVKNCL; encoded by the exons ATGGCCTCCTACTCTGGGGAGCCAGGGCTCCTGTCCTGTGGGTCCTGTGACATGGTTTTCCGCTCCTGGGCCCTGCTGGCTACCCACACTCAGCGCTTCTGCATTGGCCATCTGACCCGAGAG GTTGTGCCACAAGGACACCAGGGCATCTCAGACCAAGAGGCCAGCAAATTGGCTCTGAAGAAGCTAACGGAGGAG GTGCAGCGGCTGTGGCTGTACCTACAGGAAATGCAACCCTGGATAACAGAGGTCCCCCGAAGATCAGAAGGGCTCCGAAGACGTTGTGAGGCGCTGACTCAGGGCCCCGCCCCAGAAGCTGCTGGAAGCCCGGGAGAAAGGCTTTGGGCATTGCAAAAGACTCACGCAAAGCGGATGGTGGAGACGAAGGCACAGAGCCTTGCCCTGGAGCGACGCAACGAgg AACTGAGCCAACGCCTCCAAGGTTTGGCCCAGACCCGGGGCGGAATATCACGCCTTATCGGCCTGGAGCGGGAGCTTCGAGAACTCAGGGCAGAAGGCCGGCGAACGCGGGGAGCTCTGGAAGTGCTAGGGGCGCACGTTCAGCAGCTACAGCCAGAGTCCGG GACCGGGCTCAACCCCTTGCGACAGGCAGAACTCTGTTGTCCGGTACTACAGGCCAACCCAGGGACTCTGGCTGCCGAGATCGG GGCCCTGCGCGAGGCCTATGTTCGAGGCGGGGGCCGGGACCCCGGCGTTTTGGGCCAGATATGTCAGTTGCAAGTGGAGGCCTCAACACTGGAGCTGCAGCGGTTGCGGACTCGCAGGG gaaggaaggcagaagccACACTGGGGGAGCTTCTAGTAGTGGAAGCTGAAAACCGGCGCCTGGAGGCAGAAATCCTGGCCTTGCAGATGCAGAGAGGCGCAGGCCCTGCGTCCTGGCTTCAGCGAGTACCCGTCCCAG GGCCTAGGAAGCTGCGACCTGCCGCGAATCCCAGCCCAAGTCTGAGAAGGAGGGAAGATCCCCCACGCCTCCCACCCCGGGTGGCTCCCCCACTGCCACTGATTCCACACCCCACAGGTGTCCTATTGAGTGGCACAGAAGAGGCT CCGCAGCCTCCTGGAACCATGACCAGAAACCTAGGCCTGGATGCACACTTCCTCCTGCCCACTTCTGACGTTCTGGGCCCTGCACCCTACGACCCTGG GGCTGGTCTGGTCATTTTCTATGACTTCCTTCGGGGACTTGAGGCTTCTTGGATTTGGGTGCAACTACTGACCGGTTTGACCCGAGATGGACAGGATACAGGAGGGGTCACAGCATTGCCCCCAGCCCTTTGCTtgcccccacctccagctcctggGCCCATGGGCAACTGTGCCATCCTTGCCAGCAGGCAGCCTGTACCCAG ACTGCCACCTTCACCATCAGTATCCTTGGTCTGTGAGCTACAGGCCTGGCAGGGGCTGGCATGGGCTACAGCACCACAGCCAAAGGCTTGGGCCTCACTGATGTTATTTGACCAGGATCAAAGAGTGCTAAGTGGTCACTGGCGTATTCCACTTCGGGCCCTTCCTCTGGACCCCAGCCTTAGCCTTGGGCAGCTGAATGGGATTCCCCAG GTAGGTCAGGCTGAGCTCTTTCTGCGACTGGTTAATGCAAGAGATGCAGGTGTCCAGACACTGGCAGAGATCAATCCAGCAAGTGCCCAGGAATACCAGTACCCACCTCTG ATGTCCAGTTCGCCTTCACTGGAAGCCAGCTCCCTTGCCCCAAAAGCTGGCTTTGTTgatccccctcctcccacagaaGAGCCCCTCAGCAGTCAAG GACTTGGTACCTGCAATACGAAGGCATCTTCAGGAAGATCTGCAGCCATGAGTTACCATAACCAGCCCAGAAAAACTCCAATTTCTCTTGTATTTAGGGgacaaaataataaagtgaaaaactGCCTCTGA